In one Janibacter cremeus genomic region, the following are encoded:
- a CDS encoding PucR family transcriptional regulator encodes MTNLDDALQDLSEAVQHRLVVLDERMRVIAYSIHESEEDRARLSHLLAHSDTWPPLPAGADGPVVREAGDGTRWVLHPLRDDRHRVGHLLHVRAKGVPAPDAAALADGAAHLGVLLSLRARSAEREAARAGELLSSLLATQAPAVERGRAAAALVAEGLVGATGQYCAVVLGVPAVDPDGTDYPDGTDHPDGTWTARTAVETTLDFVARTSTATVVGGLVEGHGVLVFPRPVVRDRLERVLAAPGLGEVRAGIGGVVTDLTEVATSHEQAGRAWRAACLDPATHPRVTTWSDLGLDKLLLRLPLARLTADDLPEGVARLLASDHREVDVPTLEAYLAAGGDARATAIDLGIHRSTLYYRLTRIRTTTGADLRAGVARRELHTGLRVARLAGMLTG; translated from the coding sequence GTGACGAACCTCGACGACGCCCTGCAGGACCTCTCCGAGGCCGTGCAGCACCGCCTCGTCGTGCTCGACGAGCGGATGCGGGTCATCGCCTACTCGATCCACGAGTCCGAGGAGGACCGCGCCCGCCTCTCCCACCTCCTCGCGCACAGCGACACCTGGCCCCCGCTGCCCGCGGGCGCCGACGGTCCCGTCGTCCGCGAGGCCGGTGACGGAACGCGGTGGGTGCTGCATCCCCTTCGCGACGATCGTCACCGGGTCGGTCACCTCCTGCACGTGCGGGCGAAGGGGGTCCCCGCACCCGACGCGGCGGCCCTCGCCGACGGCGCCGCCCACCTGGGGGTGCTGCTGTCGCTGCGGGCGAGGTCCGCCGAGCGCGAGGCCGCGCGTGCGGGCGAGCTGCTGTCGTCGCTCCTCGCGACGCAGGCACCGGCGGTCGAGCGTGGGCGCGCCGCGGCGGCACTCGTCGCCGAGGGGTTGGTCGGTGCCACCGGTCAGTACTGCGCGGTCGTCCTCGGTGTACCCGCGGTCGACCCGGACGGCACCGACTACCCGGACGGCACCGACCACCCGGACGGCACCTGGACCGCGCGCACCGCCGTCGAGACCACCCTCGACTTCGTGGCGCGCACCTCCACGGCCACGGTCGTCGGCGGCCTCGTCGAGGGCCACGGGGTGCTGGTCTTCCCCCGGCCGGTCGTGCGGGACCGGCTCGAGCGGGTGCTCGCGGCGCCCGGGCTCGGCGAGGTCCGCGCCGGGATCGGCGGAGTCGTCACCGACCTCACGGAGGTGGCCACGAGCCACGAGCAGGCCGGCCGGGCGTGGCGCGCGGCGTGCCTCGACCCGGCGACGCACCCCCGGGTGACGACTTGGTCCGACCTCGGTCTGGACAAGCTGCTGCTGCGGCTGCCGCTGGCACGGCTGACCGCCGACGACCTGCCCGAGGGCGTGGCCCGACTCCTGGCGAGCGACCACCGCGAGGTCGACGTCCCCACGCTCGAGGCCTACCTCGCCGCCGGTGGGGACGCGCGGGCCACGGCCATCGACCTGGGCATCCACCGCTCGACCCTGTACTACCGGCTCACCCGCATCCGCACCACGACCGGCGCGGACCTGCGCGCCGGGGTGGCGCGCCGCGAGCTGCACACCGGCCTGCGGGTGGCGCGCCTGGCCGGGATGCTCACCGGTTGA
- a CDS encoding VOC family protein: MGNHDVRMIMLSTDDLDASIAFYTETLGMPLKFRDGAHFAALDGGSVTIALATSVDHPMPGKVVPGIRTDDVDGAATAIEAGGGAIAKGPYDDAHERRAVVYDAQGNGLVLYSPLAR; the protein is encoded by the coding sequence GTGGGCAACCACGACGTCCGGATGATCATGCTCTCGACCGACGACCTCGATGCGTCGATCGCCTTCTACACCGAGACCCTGGGGATGCCGCTGAAGTTCCGCGACGGGGCCCACTTCGCCGCCCTCGACGGCGGGTCGGTCACCATCGCGCTCGCGACCTCCGTGGACCACCCGATGCCCGGCAAGGTCGTCCCCGGCATCAGGACCGACGACGTCGACGGTGCCGCGACCGCGATCGAGGCGGGGGGCGGCGCCATCGCCAAGGGCCCCTACGACGACGCGCACGAGCGCCGTGCCGTGGTCTACGACGCGCAGGGCAACGGCCTGGTCCTCTACAGCCCGCTCGCCCGGTAG
- a CDS encoding 1-phosphofructokinase family hexose kinase translates to MVDAAVFAPSPLLTVTVEQDANDEAEVHLHAGGQGFWIARMVVALGGGALLCAPLGGEGGPVLRALVEAEGVTPISGAATRANGAYVHDRRGGDRTVVAEMRPAVLSRHEVDALFSATLAAGLAADVAVLGGPHAPDVVPADVYRRLAADLRSAGVDVVADLSGEPLSAALEGGVTVIKVSHEDLMEDGRLADDDPATLLEAMHDLAREGANHVVISRGGDPTMALVDGEPLTISGPQMQLVDHRGAGDSMTAGMAVALGGGEDMREALRLGAAAGTANVTRKGLATGQRRLVEQLARRIDVQPLR, encoded by the coding sequence ATGGTCGATGCTGCGGTCTTCGCCCCCTCGCCGTTGCTGACGGTCACCGTCGAGCAGGACGCGAACGACGAGGCGGAGGTGCACCTGCACGCGGGCGGCCAGGGATTCTGGATCGCCCGGATGGTCGTGGCTCTGGGGGGAGGTGCCCTCCTCTGCGCGCCCCTGGGCGGGGAGGGCGGACCGGTGCTGCGCGCCCTGGTCGAGGCCGAGGGGGTCACGCCGATCTCCGGCGCCGCCACCCGCGCCAACGGCGCCTACGTGCACGACCGCCGTGGCGGTGACCGGACGGTCGTGGCGGAGATGCGACCGGCGGTCCTGTCCCGCCACGAGGTCGATGCCCTCTTCAGCGCGACGCTGGCCGCCGGGCTGGCGGCCGACGTCGCCGTGCTGGGTGGCCCGCACGCCCCCGACGTCGTGCCGGCGGACGTCTACCGCCGGCTCGCCGCCGACCTGCGCTCCGCCGGAGTCGACGTGGTCGCAGACCTGTCGGGGGAGCCCCTGTCGGCGGCACTCGAGGGTGGGGTCACCGTCATCAAGGTCAGCCACGAGGACCTCATGGAGGACGGCCGCCTCGCCGACGACGACCCGGCGACCCTGCTTGAGGCCATGCACGATCTCGCCCGTGAGGGCGCGAACCACGTGGTGATCTCCCGGGGAGGCGATCCCACGATGGCGCTGGTGGACGGTGAGCCGCTGACGATCTCGGGGCCGCAGATGCAGCTCGTCGACCACCGAGGGGCCGGCGACTCGATGACCGCCGGGATGGCGGTGGCGCTCGGTGGCGGTGAGGACATGCGCGAGGCCCTGCGGCTCGGCGCCGCGGCCGGCACCGCCAATGTCACCCGGAAGGGACTGGCCACCGGCCAGCGACGGCTGGTCGAGCAGCTGGCCCGACGCATCGACGTGCAGCCACTGCGGTGA
- the surE gene encoding 5'/3'-nucleotidase SurE: protein MHALVTNDDGIDSRGLGTLARVAVEAGLDVVVAAPDEEFSGASASLTALEADGRLRTHARRLEGLAGVRTLGVEASPAFITFASVHEAFGPAPGVVLSGINHGPNVGQAVLHSGTIGAALTARTHGIPSLAISCTSPEPVHLDTCARVAARVLAWLLERPGDGAIVLSVNVPDVPPDELRGLRPARLASFGAVQAEVGEIGEDHVTMTIRETDDELEPGTDAALTADGWATVTTLAAPCEVHDVDVAGLDDSG from the coding sequence GTGCACGCGCTGGTGACCAATGACGACGGGATCGACAGCCGGGGCCTGGGCACGCTCGCCCGGGTCGCGGTCGAAGCGGGCCTCGACGTGGTGGTGGCCGCTCCGGACGAGGAGTTCAGCGGTGCGAGCGCGTCGCTGACCGCGCTGGAGGCCGACGGCCGCCTGCGGACGCACGCGCGTCGGCTCGAGGGGCTTGCGGGGGTGCGCACGCTCGGGGTCGAGGCCAGCCCGGCCTTCATCACCTTCGCGTCGGTCCACGAGGCCTTCGGACCGGCCCCCGGGGTCGTGCTCTCGGGGATCAACCACGGTCCGAACGTCGGGCAGGCCGTGCTGCACTCCGGCACGATCGGGGCGGCGCTCACCGCGCGGACCCACGGGATCCCGTCGCTCGCGATCTCGTGCACCTCTCCCGAGCCGGTCCACCTGGACACCTGCGCCCGGGTGGCCGCACGCGTCCTCGCCTGGTTGCTCGAGCGGCCGGGTGACGGGGCGATCGTCCTCAGCGTCAACGTCCCCGACGTGCCCCCGGACGAGCTGCGCGGTCTGCGCCCGGCCCGGTTGGCGTCCTTCGGTGCCGTCCAGGCCGAGGTGGGGGAGATCGGTGAGGACCACGTGACGATGACCATCCGGGAGACCGATGACGAGCTCGAGCCGGGCACGGATGCCGCTCTGACAGCGGACGGTTGGGCCACCGTGACCACCCTCGCGGCGCCCTGTGAGGTGCACGATGTGGATGTCGCCGGCCTCGACGACAGCGGATAG